In Edaphobacter dinghuensis, one genomic interval encodes:
- a CDS encoding NAD-dependent epimerase/dehydratase family protein yields the protein MGKIALFGAAGAIGKSIADALRAKGESYRVVGRSRERLVEAFGSDPKAEIVTWDPADAASVRAAARGMDTLIYLVGVPYNHFELHPVTMRQTLDGAIAEGVKRIVLIGTVYPYGVPVTEKVNEEHPRNPPTYKGKMRKEQEDLLLAAHASGKIQATVLRLPDFYGPGVESSFLDGMFKAVANGKTADMVGPIDTPHEFVFVPDVGAVVLALADKPEAYGRWWNLAGAGVTTQRKMAEQAFALVGRKPKIRVIGKLGLRLIGLFQPIMKELVEMHYLQTTPVLMDDSALIGLLGDVHKTPYAEGVRLSVESYQAASAKE from the coding sequence ATGGGAAAGATTGCTTTGTTTGGAGCGGCAGGCGCTATCGGGAAGAGCATCGCCGATGCGCTTCGTGCAAAGGGCGAATCGTACCGTGTCGTTGGCCGCAGCCGTGAGCGGCTGGTCGAGGCGTTTGGCTCCGATCCGAAAGCGGAGATCGTAACCTGGGACCCGGCAGATGCGGCTTCCGTGCGAGCGGCAGCGCGAGGCATGGATACGCTGATCTATCTGGTGGGAGTGCCGTATAACCACTTTGAGCTGCATCCCGTGACGATGCGGCAGACGCTGGACGGCGCAATTGCAGAGGGTGTAAAGCGTATCGTGCTGATCGGCACAGTGTATCCGTATGGTGTGCCGGTAACGGAGAAGGTGAACGAGGAACATCCCAGAAATCCGCCAACTTACAAAGGCAAGATGCGCAAAGAGCAGGAAGACCTGCTGCTGGCGGCTCATGCTTCGGGAAAGATACAAGCCACCGTGCTGCGGCTGCCGGACTTTTACGGGCCGGGTGTAGAGAGCAGCTTTCTCGATGGCATGTTCAAAGCCGTGGCAAACGGAAAGACAGCAGACATGGTGGGGCCAATCGACACTCCGCATGAGTTCGTGTTCGTGCCCGATGTGGGAGCAGTCGTGCTGGCGCTGGCAGACAAGCCGGAGGCCTATGGGCGATGGTGGAATCTTGCTGGAGCAGGTGTGACCACGCAACGAAAGATGGCGGAGCAGGCGTTCGCTCTGGTGGGACGCAAGCCGAAGATTCGCGTAATAGGGAAGCTGGGACTGCGGTTGATCGGGTTGTTTCAACCCATCATGAAGGAGCTGGTGGAGATGCACTATCTGCAGACGACGCCGGTATTGATGGATGATAGCGCGCTGATCGGGCTATTAGGAGACGTGCATAAGACTCCGTACGCTGAGGGCGTGCGGCTTAGTGTTGAAAGCTATCAGGCCGCCAGCGCAAAGGAATAG
- a CDS encoding ATP-binding cassette domain-containing protein has protein sequence MSSAPLLDVRNLSIAFGKHTAVREISFHINPGETLGLVGESGSGKSATSLAILRLLAPSARATGSITFAGESLLDLPENSMRRHRGSSIAMIFQEPMTALNPSMRIGAQIAEALEAHHPEISTSSVRQKVIDAMREVGLPDPEGRLRDYPHQFSGGQRQRILIAMALINRPRLLIADEPTTALDVTVQAQILHLLKELRQTHQLSMLFISHDLAVVSEIADRVAVMQHGQIVEEAPTGTLFRHPQHPYTRNLITAAPTMHTDRNLPLATPIR, from the coding sequence ATGTCCTCCGCGCCACTGCTCGACGTTCGCAACCTCAGCATCGCCTTTGGCAAACACACTGCCGTGCGGGAGATCTCCTTTCATATCAATCCCGGTGAAACCCTCGGCCTGGTCGGCGAATCAGGCTCGGGAAAGTCTGCCACCTCGTTGGCTATCCTTCGGCTTCTTGCTCCATCTGCGCGAGCCACCGGGAGCATTACGTTTGCGGGTGAATCGCTGCTGGACCTCCCGGAGAACTCCATGCGGCGTCATCGCGGCAGCAGTATCGCCATGATCTTTCAGGAGCCCATGACCGCGCTGAACCCGTCCATGCGCATCGGCGCACAGATCGCCGAAGCCCTCGAGGCGCACCACCCGGAGATCTCTACCAGCTCCGTCCGTCAGAAAGTTATCGATGCGATGCGCGAGGTCGGCCTACCCGATCCTGAGGGCCGTCTGCGCGACTATCCTCACCAGTTCTCAGGGGGGCAGCGCCAGCGCATCCTAATTGCCATGGCCCTCATCAACCGGCCACGGCTGCTGATCGCCGACGAGCCCACGACGGCACTCGACGTTACAGTTCAAGCACAGATCCTCCACCTGCTCAAAGAGTTGCGCCAGACGCACCAGCTCTCCATGCTCTTCATCTCTCACGATCTGGCAGTCGTCTCCGAGATAGCCGATCGCGTAGCCGTCATGCAGCATGGACAGATCGTCGAGGAGGCCCCCACCGGGACTCTCTTTCGCCACCCGCAACACCCCTATACGCGCAACTTAATTACCGCGGCGCCCACCATGCACACGGACAGGAACCTTCCGTTAGCTACTCCCATAAGATAA
- a CDS encoding metallophosphoesterase family protein — protein sequence MRALILSDIHANLEALNAVLDAASDFDALWNLGDVVGYGASPNQVIDLIRPKSQLTVRGNHDRVCCGLTSALGFNPVARAAAHWTHNQLTPANLSWLKDLPQGPLKPEQAEVTCAHGSPLNEDQYILNMRDAWAPLQQMGTSITFFGHTHIQGGFSQKGHDWHELRPQLPRINEASSWTMPIPPGTRHLINPGSVGQPRDCDWRAAFAIYDSEAEIIIFHRVPYDITASQGRILMAGLPERLAARLTEGR from the coding sequence ATGCGCGCACTTATACTCTCCGATATCCACGCGAATCTCGAAGCCCTGAATGCCGTCCTCGATGCAGCATCTGACTTTGACGCCCTCTGGAACCTGGGAGATGTCGTCGGTTATGGGGCAAGCCCAAATCAAGTTATTGATTTGATTAGACCGAAGTCGCAGCTTACGGTACGCGGCAACCACGATCGTGTCTGTTGCGGCCTGACCTCTGCCCTTGGCTTCAACCCGGTCGCCCGCGCCGCTGCCCATTGGACCCATAACCAACTAACCCCAGCCAACCTGAGCTGGCTCAAAGATTTACCACAGGGACCGCTGAAGCCCGAACAAGCTGAAGTCACCTGTGCTCACGGCTCCCCGCTCAACGAAGACCAGTATATTTTGAACATGCGCGACGCCTGGGCTCCGCTGCAGCAGATGGGCACCAGCATCACTTTCTTCGGTCACACTCACATTCAAGGTGGCTTCTCACAGAAGGGACATGACTGGCACGAGCTACGCCCGCAGCTTCCGCGTATCAACGAGGCATCCTCGTGGACTATGCCCATTCCTCCGGGCACTCGTCATCTGATCAATCCCGGCTCCGTGGGCCAGCCCCGCGACTGCGACTGGCGTGCCGCCTTCGCCATCTACGATTCCGAAGCGGAGATTATTATCTTCCACCGGGTTCCCTACGACATTACCGCTTCGCAAGGTCGCATCTTGATGGCTGGACTACCCGAGCGGTTGGCCGCGCGGCTCACCGAAGGCCGGTAA
- the abc-f gene encoding ribosomal protection-like ABC-F family protein, producing the protein MLQLSAAGKRFGPKLLFEDANWLITPDERTGLVGGNGTGKSTLLKILAGVESLDYGALTRVKGMTLGYLPQDGLALRGKTVFAECLSVFDHLHALEAESTALTHTLSEADPKSKEYAVAAERYSDIADQLHVHDIYTLDAQVGAVLGGLGFSKEDWERNTEEFSGGWQMRIALAKLLLQKPSLLLLDEPTNHLDLESRNWLENYLHDYPNAFILISHDRYFLDVTVNKTVEIWNKRMQTYHGNYEKYLTQKEERRTQLMSAYKNQRDRIEALEAFINRFRYQATKAKQVQSRIKELEKIERIEVPEEEATIHFTIPQPPASGRTVIEVSHLTKNYEPKHVLEDVSFTIDRGDRIALVGANGAGKSTLIRMLAGLEPPTSGEIKLGHNVLADYFAQDQYKVLDPKAKMLDDIAGIAPKVPVVELRSLLGCFMFSGEDVFKPLGVLSGGERNRYAMAKMLVSPANMLLLDEPTNHLDLRAKDVLLDAIRNFTGTVLFVSHDRYFIDGLATRVFEVEDKRVHIYPGNYEDYLWRKQGGPEKVIASITKEPEPIAVVEAPKAVEAPQAAVKRLNPIKLRQLEDKLKFAEEEIPRLEGAIAAAEEKMGVFTSAEESQRTAAELEELRSERAKRLAEWEELALLLEEQSLA; encoded by the coding sequence ATGCTCCAACTTTCCGCTGCCGGTAAACGATTCGGCCCCAAACTACTCTTTGAAGACGCCAACTGGCTGATTACGCCGGACGAGCGCACTGGCCTGGTGGGCGGCAACGGCACCGGCAAATCGACGTTGTTGAAGATTCTGGCCGGTGTCGAATCGCTGGACTACGGCGCGCTCACCCGCGTCAAAGGCATGACCCTCGGCTATCTGCCGCAGGATGGGCTCGCCCTGCGCGGCAAGACCGTCTTTGCCGAATGCCTCTCCGTCTTCGATCATCTCCACGCGCTGGAGGCAGAATCGACGGCGTTGACGCACACGCTCTCCGAGGCTGATCCCAAGTCGAAGGAGTACGCCGTCGCCGCCGAGCGCTACTCCGACATCGCCGACCAGTTGCATGTACACGATATTTACACGCTCGACGCGCAGGTAGGCGCGGTGCTGGGCGGCCTCGGCTTCAGCAAAGAAGATTGGGAGCGCAACACCGAGGAGTTTTCAGGCGGCTGGCAGATGCGCATCGCGCTGGCTAAGCTGTTGTTGCAGAAGCCTTCGCTTCTGCTGTTGGATGAGCCGACCAACCATCTGGACCTCGAATCGCGCAACTGGCTCGAGAATTATCTGCATGACTATCCGAATGCATTCATTCTGATCTCGCACGACCGCTACTTTCTCGACGTCACCGTCAACAAGACGGTCGAGATCTGGAACAAGCGGATGCAGACCTACCACGGCAACTATGAGAAGTATCTGACCCAGAAGGAAGAACGCCGTACTCAATTGATGTCCGCGTACAAGAACCAGCGCGACCGCATCGAAGCGCTGGAGGCGTTCATCAATCGGTTCCGTTATCAGGCGACCAAGGCCAAGCAGGTACAGTCGCGCATCAAGGAACTGGAGAAGATCGAGCGGATCGAGGTGCCGGAAGAAGAGGCGACGATTCACTTTACAATTCCGCAGCCTCCCGCCTCAGGCCGAACGGTGATCGAAGTCTCGCACCTGACCAAGAACTACGAGCCGAAGCATGTGCTGGAAGATGTGAGCTTTACCATCGACCGTGGCGACCGCATCGCGCTGGTCGGCGCGAATGGTGCAGGGAAGTCAACGCTGATTCGAATGCTGGCTGGACTCGAGCCGCCCACCAGCGGCGAGATCAAGCTGGGCCATAATGTGCTGGCTGACTATTTCGCGCAGGACCAGTACAAGGTGCTTGACCCCAAGGCAAAGATGCTCGACGACATCGCCGGTATTGCGCCCAAGGTTCCCGTAGTGGAGCTGCGCAGTCTGCTGGGATGTTTCATGTTCTCGGGCGAGGACGTCTTCAAACCGCTGGGGGTGCTCTCGGGCGGCGAGCGAAATCGTTATGCGATGGCCAAGATGCTGGTCTCGCCGGCGAACATGCTGCTCCTCGACGAGCCGACCAACCACCTCGACCTGCGCGCGAAGGACGTTCTGCTGGACGCGATTCGCAACTTCACCGGCACGGTCCTCTTCGTCTCGCATGACCGCTACTTCATCGACGGTCTGGCAACGCGAGTGTTCGAGGTTGAGGACAAGCGCGTGCACATCTATCCGGGCAACTACGAGGACTACCTCTGGCGCAAGCAGGGAGGCCCCGAGAAGGTGATCGCCTCGATCACAAAGGAGCCGGAACCGATAGCTGTAGTTGAGGCACCGAAGGCAGTGGAGGCTCCGCAGGCTGCGGTGAAGCGGCTGAACCCGATCAAGTTGCGGCAGTTGGAAGACAAGCTGAAATTTGCCGAGGAAGAGATTCCGCGTCTCGAAGGCGCGATTGCAGCGGCCGAGGAGAAGATGGGCGTCTTTACCTCGGCTGAGGAGTCGCAGCGTACCGCGGCTGAACTCGAAGAGCTTCGCAGCGAGCGGGCAAAGCGTCTGGCAGAGTGGGAGGAGCTAGCGCTTCTGCTCGAAGAGCAAAGCCTGGCGTAG
- a CDS encoding glycosyltransferase, with protein sequence MRVPRVAYFPDSFHEVNGVAHTSRNFVAFAERQNLPFLCVRAGDRGQALEQAGELRTLELGRGWASVGIEKDLAFDALFWRHAGVIRRELERFRPDVIHITGPSELGMLGAYFAWKLNIPLAASWHTNVHEYAGRRMNWLTQYLSEKQGLATERSIEAGALRATSRFYRLAKILFAPNEELCRLLEDATGRPCRLMQRGVDTSLFSPSRRSRKDNDGSFVLGYVGRLSIEKNVALLIRIERELSAMGLTDVRFMIVGHGSEEASLRASLTQADFAGVLRGTELAQAYADMDLLVFPSHTDTFGNVVLEALASGVPAIVTGDGGPKFIVSEGKTGFIVADEAFASTIARLMQDCPLLQDMRCNARAYALRCSWDAVFERVYAGYLTALQPGKFIAPNMVQAERTG encoded by the coding sequence ATGCGTGTGCCGCGTGTTGCCTACTTTCCCGATTCGTTTCACGAGGTCAACGGAGTTGCGCATACCAGCCGCAACTTCGTGGCGTTTGCGGAACGACAGAACCTGCCCTTCCTCTGCGTGCGTGCAGGCGACAGAGGCCAGGCCCTCGAGCAGGCAGGAGAGCTGCGAACGCTTGAGCTGGGCCGGGGCTGGGCCTCCGTCGGCATCGAGAAGGACCTTGCGTTCGATGCGCTGTTCTGGCGTCATGCGGGGGTGATCCGCCGCGAATTGGAGCGCTTTCGGCCCGATGTAATTCACATCACCGGGCCGAGCGAACTGGGAATGCTGGGCGCCTACTTTGCGTGGAAGCTCAATATTCCCCTGGCTGCGTCGTGGCATACAAACGTCCATGAGTATGCCGGGCGGCGCATGAACTGGCTGACGCAGTATCTCTCCGAGAAGCAGGGGCTCGCGACAGAGCGAAGCATCGAGGCTGGGGCGCTTCGAGCGACATCGCGGTTCTACCGTCTGGCAAAGATACTGTTTGCTCCTAACGAAGAGCTTTGCAGGCTGCTCGAAGACGCAACCGGCAGGCCATGCCGCCTGATGCAGAGGGGCGTCGATACAAGTCTGTTCTCGCCGTCGCGAAGGAGCCGCAAAGACAACGATGGCAGCTTCGTCCTCGGCTACGTCGGGCGGCTTTCCATCGAGAAGAATGTAGCTCTGCTGATCCGCATCGAACGCGAGTTGAGCGCTATGGGGCTGACCGATGTTCGCTTCATGATCGTGGGGCATGGCAGCGAAGAAGCATCGTTGCGGGCATCGTTGACGCAGGCCGACTTTGCCGGTGTGCTGCGCGGCACGGAGCTGGCGCAAGCCTATGCCGACATGGACCTGTTGGTCTTTCCTTCACACACCGATACCTTTGGCAACGTCGTGCTGGAGGCTCTGGCCAGCGGCGTGCCCGCGATCGTAACCGGAGACGGAGGTCCGAAGTTCATCGTAAGTGAAGGGAAGACAGGATTTATTGTCGCTGATGAAGCCTTTGCCTCCACCATCGCAAGGCTGATGCAGGATTGCCCCCTATTGCAGGACATGCGTTGCAACGCTCGCGCATACGCCCTCAGATGTAGCTGGGACGCGGTCTTCGAGAGAGTGTACGCAGGCTATCTGACAGCGTTGCAGCCTGGAAAGTTTATTGCACCGAATATGGTTCAAGCAGAGCGAACAGGGTGA
- a CDS encoding PHP domain-containing protein, giving the protein MSQSSISYLWREPEAAKSFTTGVSLHSHTNQSQETLDFIAELSKNWGILQPLMRWCEDRCQRLAGIRPDYAHSYWTPPLTPSLAFDLERSQIEDRLQMPGLVSLTDHDDIQAPMLLRSVPSSRHIPVSVEWTVPFGQTAFHLGIHNLPSATAAKWMERLKAFTAIPVETRQPNLLKETLAELDELPGVLIVFNHPIWDLYRIGNERHNVLVNEFLAVNGQYVHALELNGLRDWKENRQVSDLARKWNQLVISGGDRHGIEPNANINLTRAGSFTEFVHEVRRERQSHVLFMPQYAEPWKHRILQSTLDAIRDYPHFPEGSRRWDQRVYHPDSRGVMRPLSELWTTGHAPLYLRSVLSAVRLMGQAPLSGGLRIAWNDAGEMRAALAKLDA; this is encoded by the coding sequence ATGAGCCAGTCGAGTATCTCGTACCTTTGGCGGGAACCGGAAGCGGCAAAAAGTTTCACGACAGGCGTGTCTCTGCACAGCCACACCAATCAGTCGCAGGAGACGCTGGACTTCATCGCCGAGCTCTCGAAGAACTGGGGCATCCTTCAACCGCTGATGCGCTGGTGCGAAGACCGCTGCCAGCGCCTTGCAGGGATCCGGCCTGACTACGCCCACAGCTATTGGACGCCGCCGCTGACGCCCAGCCTTGCCTTTGACCTCGAGCGCAGCCAGATCGAAGACCGCCTGCAGATGCCGGGGCTGGTCTCGCTCACCGACCACGACGACATTCAGGCGCCCATGCTGCTAAGGTCTGTGCCCTCATCGCGTCACATCCCCGTCTCTGTGGAATGGACGGTGCCCTTTGGCCAGACGGCGTTTCATCTTGGCATCCATAACCTGCCCAGCGCCACGGCAGCGAAGTGGATGGAGCGATTAAAGGCATTTACCGCCATTCCCGTCGAGACGCGCCAGCCCAATCTGTTGAAAGAGACCCTGGCCGAGCTCGACGAGCTTCCGGGCGTGCTGATCGTCTTCAACCATCCCATCTGGGACCTCTATCGCATCGGTAACGAGCGGCATAACGTTCTGGTCAACGAGTTTCTCGCCGTCAATGGGCAGTATGTTCATGCACTCGAGCTAAACGGCCTTCGCGACTGGAAGGAGAACCGGCAGGTATCGGATCTGGCCAGAAAGTGGAACCAACTCGTCATCAGCGGCGGCGACCGGCACGGTATCGAGCCCAACGCCAACATCAACCTGACCCGTGCTGGCAGCTTTACCGAGTTTGTTCATGAGGTGCGGCGCGAGCGGCAGAGCCATGTGCTCTTCATGCCGCAGTATGCGGAGCCATGGAAGCACAGAATCCTGCAATCGACGCTCGATGCCATTCGCGACTACCCGCACTTTCCCGAAGGCTCTCGCCGCTGGGACCAGCGCGTGTATCACCCCGACAGCCGGGGCGTCATGCGGCCGCTCTCCGAGCTGTGGACGACGGGACACGCTCCTCTGTATCTCCGCAGCGTGCTGAGTGCGGTGCGGCTCATGGGACAGGCTCCGCTCTCCGGCGGCCTGCGAATCGCCTGGAACGATGCGGGAGAGATGCGCGCTGCTCTGGCGAAGCTCGACGCCTGA
- a CDS encoding LOG family protein, producing METPKELEQAPLAYENSDFLNSPDGRMLRIIAEYQEPMARFRRERIQDTVVFFGSARFRALDVASSALELLENTGSAQPAPEHEQPASPEEIESGEASALKLRLAEAAVEMAAYYEDARKLANLVASWAQTLPGPRHRFVVTSGGGPGIMEAANRGAYEAGCKTIGLNIKLPFEQHPNPYITPALNFDFHYFFMRKYWFAYLAKALVVFPGGFGTLDEMFELLTLAQTKKLAKKITVVVYGSKYWKSVISLETLAEKGAIAVSDLDLFQFADTPEEAFAILKQGLTENHLESAYEREQRLREHERVPSEPAPNAQEMLGPDITKTR from the coding sequence ATGGAAACTCCGAAAGAACTGGAACAAGCCCCGCTCGCCTACGAAAACAGCGACTTTCTGAACTCGCCCGACGGCCGCATGCTGCGTATCATCGCCGAATACCAGGAACCCATGGCCCGCTTCCGCCGCGAGCGCATCCAGGACACCGTCGTCTTCTTCGGCTCTGCCCGCTTCCGTGCCCTCGATGTTGCCAGCTCCGCATTGGAGCTGCTCGAGAACACCGGCTCCGCCCAGCCCGCACCAGAACATGAACAGCCTGCCAGCCCCGAGGAGATCGAAAGCGGAGAGGCCAGCGCTCTGAAGCTTCGTCTCGCCGAAGCAGCCGTGGAGATGGCCGCCTACTACGAAGATGCCCGCAAGCTGGCAAACCTGGTTGCAAGCTGGGCGCAGACTCTGCCCGGCCCCCGCCACCGCTTTGTCGTGACCTCAGGCGGAGGCCCCGGAATTATGGAAGCAGCTAACCGTGGAGCCTACGAGGCCGGCTGCAAGACCATCGGACTGAACATCAAGCTTCCCTTCGAGCAGCATCCAAACCCCTACATTACCCCGGCGCTCAACTTCGACTTCCACTACTTCTTCATGCGCAAGTACTGGTTTGCCTACTTGGCCAAGGCCCTGGTGGTCTTCCCCGGCGGCTTCGGCACCCTCGACGAGATGTTCGAGCTGCTGACGCTGGCGCAGACCAAAAAGCTGGCCAAAAAGATCACCGTCGTCGTCTACGGCTCAAAGTACTGGAAGAGTGTTATCAGCCTCGAGACGCTTGCCGAAAAGGGAGCCATCGCAGTCTCTGATCTCGACCTGTTTCAGTTTGCGGACACGCCGGAGGAGGCCTTTGCTATCCTCAAGCAAGGCCTGACGGAAAATCACCTTGAATCGGCTTACGAGCGGGAACAGAGGCTGCGCGAACATGAGCGCGTCCCCAGCGAACCCGCGCCGAACGCGCAGGAGATGCTCGGCCCTGACATTACCAAGACAAGGTAA
- a CDS encoding alpha-amylase family glycosyl hydrolase: MPTNRTKALLALSLACIVTLSASAQMLARPGWAGFGEKSEAWWKHSIIYEIDPHSFSSTGLHGVAQRLDYIRSLGADAILLTHIAPDATHPQSLDPALGTLDDLDDLSREASSRNMRILLDLGTPPAGTDLNSLARLWLNRGLAGFRIADPQQADQLRKITGSYIGERIVIGDLYPSNSHQQPQLLLNPSLTKLTQFNAATLRPAVEAFLSNSNALLLATDGPEITRSATRFGDPQHALDQGKVLAALLLANRASSLIYFGQEIGLAGPTMQWGTPIPPASDRTRRPVHPAVVNDPVSVAAQDSNPASLLSWYRQLAALHHSNQTLNSAPAIIFDHDAQNVLAWVHKPSDASLKNPAVVVVCNLSAQPAHVSLKDDMQKLHLKGNFLRTLLRSDNGMGPMSLDSMTIPPYTVYIGQLRY; the protein is encoded by the coding sequence ATGCCGACTAACCGAACCAAAGCTCTCCTGGCCCTCTCGCTTGCCTGCATCGTCACTCTCTCCGCTTCAGCACAGATGCTCGCCCGCCCCGGCTGGGCTGGTTTTGGTGAAAAATCCGAGGCATGGTGGAAACATTCGATCATCTACGAGATCGACCCCCACAGCTTCTCCTCGACCGGGCTTCACGGCGTCGCCCAGCGTCTCGACTACATTCGCTCCCTCGGCGCCGATGCCATCCTGCTCACTCACATTGCACCCGACGCCACCCACCCCCAATCGCTCGATCCGGCACTCGGCACGCTCGACGACCTTGACGATCTCAGCCGTGAGGCAAGCAGCCGCAACATGCGCATCCTGCTCGACTTAGGTACGCCACCTGCAGGTACGGATCTCAACAGCCTCGCACGGCTTTGGCTCAACCGCGGGCTTGCCGGCTTCCGCATTGCTGACCCGCAACAGGCAGACCAGCTCCGCAAGATCACCGGCTCCTACATCGGCGAGCGCATCGTCATCGGCGACCTCTATCCCTCCAATAGCCACCAGCAGCCGCAGCTCCTGCTCAACCCCAGCCTTACCAAGCTCACTCAGTTCAACGCCGCGACCCTCCGCCCTGCGGTCGAAGCCTTTCTGTCCAACTCCAATGCTCTTTTGCTCGCCACCGATGGCCCCGAGATCACTCGCAGCGCGACCCGCTTCGGCGATCCCCAGCACGCTCTCGATCAAGGTAAGGTCCTCGCCGCTCTTCTGCTCGCCAACCGCGCCTCTTCCCTGATCTACTTCGGCCAGGAGATCGGTCTCGCCGGACCCACCATGCAGTGGGGAACTCCTATCCCGCCAGCCTCCGATCGTACCCGGCGACCCGTCCATCCTGCCGTGGTCAACGATCCAGTCAGCGTGGCAGCGCAGGATTCCAACCCGGCGTCGCTCCTGAGCTGGTACCGCCAGCTCGCCGCTCTTCACCACAGCAACCAGACGCTTAACTCCGCGCCTGCCATCATCTTCGACCACGATGCCCAAAACGTTCTCGCCTGGGTGCACAAGCCGTCCGATGCGTCGCTCAAGAATCCGGCGGTCGTTGTGGTCTGCAATCTCTCAGCGCAACCGGCACATGTCTCTCTTAAAGACGATATGCAGAAGCTCCACCTCAAGGGCAACTTCCTGCGCACCCTGCTTCGTTCCGACAACGGTATGGGCCCTATGAGTCTGGATTCGATGACGATTCCGCCCTACACCGTCTATATCGGGCAGCTTCGTTATTAA